In Remersonia thermophila strain ATCC 22073 chromosome 5, whole genome shotgun sequence, the following proteins share a genomic window:
- a CDS encoding 60S ribosomal protein eL8, with amino-acid sequence MPPKSGKKVAPAPFPQGKAGSKKAPKNPLLEKRPRNFGIGQAIQPKRNLSRMVKWPEYIRLQRQKKILNMRLKVPPAIAQFQNVLDKNTAAQVFKLLNKYRPETKAEKKERLLKEATAIKEGKKKEDVSKKPYVVKYGLNHVVGLIENKKASLVLIPNDVDPIELVIFLPALCRKMGIPYAIIKGKARLGTVVHKKTAAVLAITEVRSEDKNELAKVVSAIKEGYLAQNEDSRKKWGGGIMGFKAQQRIAKRKKALETAIKV; translated from the exons ATG CCTCCGAAGTCTGGTAAGAAGGTCGCTCCGGCCCCCTTCCCTCAGGGGAAGGCTGGCTCGAAGAAGGCCCCCAAG AACCCTCTCCTTGAGAAGCGGCCCCGCAACTTCGGCATCGGCCAGGCCATCCAGCCCAAGCGCAACCTGTCGCGCATGGTCAAGTGGCCCGAGTACATCCGCCTCCAGCGCCAGAAGAAGATCCTCAACATGCGCCTGAAGGTGCCTCCTGCGATCGCCCAGTTCCAGAACGTGCTCGACAAGAACACGGCTGCCCAGGTGTTCAAGCTCCTCAACAAGTACCGCCCTgagaccaaggccgagaagaaggagcgtctcctcaaggaggccaccgccatcaaggagggcaagaagaaggaggacgtCAGCAAGAAGCCCTACGTTGTCAAGTACGGTCTCAACCACGTTGTTGGCCTGATTGAGAACAAGAAGGCCTCGCTCGTCCTCATCCCCAACGATGTCGACCCCATCGAGCTCGTCATCTTCCTGCCGGCCCTCTGCCGCAAGATGGGCATCCCCTATGCCATCATCAAGGGcaaggcccgcctcggcacCGTCGTCCACAAGAAG ACGGCTGCCGTGCTCGCCATCACCGAGGTTCGCTCCGAGGACAAGaacgagctcgccaaggtcgTCTCGGCCATCAAGGAGGGCTACCTCGCCCAGAACGAGGACTCGCGCAAGAAGTGGGGTGGTGGTATCATGGGCTTCAAGGCGcagcagcgcatcgccaagcgcaagaaggccCTCGAGACCGCGATCAAGGTCTaa